The following are encoded together in the Oncorhynchus nerka isolate Pitt River linkage group LG25, Oner_Uvic_2.0, whole genome shotgun sequence genome:
- the LOC135564580 gene encoding uncharacterized protein K02A2.6-like, which yields MKLRLACDASPYGVGAVISHVLPSGEEHPIAFASRTLSPSEKNYAQIEKEALSIIFGVKKFHKYLYGRKFQLLTDHKPLLAILGPKSAIPTLAALRMQRWALILLAYDYEIEYRRSTDHANADALSRLPCNSDSDSEDDRAVFQISLIDELPISASDIAEETRKDPVLSKVLDLTLGGWPTFVNDDNLRPFIDKKDQLSTDQGCVLWGSRVVVPHKFQRRLLSDLHEGHPGITRMKALARSYLWWPGLDQDIQQHVGHCSPCEAVHNKPAAAPLHPWSWAATPWERIHVDYAEIDKQHFLVVVDVHSKWMEMFPTQLTTAEKTINLLRHLFASFGLVKELVSDNGPPFTSNDFEMFLKNNGVRHILSPPYHPASNGAAERAVQTFKKAWTRLEVQSVPIHQRLPRFLFTYRNTPHTVT from the coding sequence atgaaGCTGAGACTCGCGTGTGATGCCTCTCCATACGGAGTAGGAGCCGTCATCTCACATGTTCTACCGTCAGGTGAAGAACACCCTATTGCATTTGCATCACGGACTCTGTCACCAAGTGAGAAAAATTATGCTCAAATTGAGAAGGAAGCCCTGAGCATAATATTTGGAGTGAAGAAGTTTCACAAATACCTCTACGGAAGGAAGTTCCAACTGCTGACAGATCACAAGCCTCTGTTGGCCATCCTTGGACCAAAATCAGCTATACCAACCCTTGCGGCACTTCGAATGCAACGTTGGGCTCTGATATTGTTAGCCTACGACTACGAGATTGAGTACAGACGATCCACTGATCACGCAAATGCCGATGCACTATCGAGACTACCGTGCAATAGTGACTCCGACAGTGAAGATGATAGAGCAGTCTTCCAGATCTCTCTCATTGATGAACTGCCCATATCTGCTTCTGACATAGCAGAGGAAACAAGGAAAGACCCAGTGCTTTCCAAAGTCTTGGACTTAACATTAGGAGGTTGGCCAACCTTCGTAAATGACGATAACCTTCGTCCATTCATCGACAAGAAAGACCAGTTGTCCACTGATCAAGGGTGTGTTCTGTGGGGATCAAGGGTGGTGGTACCTCACAAATTCCAGAGGAGACTGCTATCTGACCTGCATGAGGGACATCCAGGGATCACTCGAATGAAAGCACTCGCTCGCAGTTATCTGTGGTGGCCTGGACTGGATCAGGACATTCAACAGCATGTAGGCCACTGCTCACCTTGTGAAGCTGTTCAcaacaagcctgctgctgcaccTCTTCATCCATGGTCCTGGGCTGCTACACCTTGGGAACGCATCCATGTGGATTACGCCGAAATTGACAAGCAACATTTCCTTGTTGTCGTCGATGTCCATTCCAAGTGGATGGAAATGTTCCCTACTCAACTGACCACAGCTGAGAAGACCATCAATCTTCTCAGACACCTGTTTGCATCCTTTGGACTAGTCAAGGAGCTCGTATCGGACAATGGCCCTCCGTTCACGTCAAACGATTTTGAAATGTTTCTCAAGAACAATGGGGTAAGGCACATCCTGTCACCACCTTACCATCCGGCATCAAACGGAGCAGCGGAGAGAGCCGTGCAAACCTTTAAGAAGGCCTGGACTAGACTCGAGGTTCAGTCTGTGCCCATCCACCAAAGGCTTCCCCGGTTCCTGTTTACTTACCGTAacaccccacacacagtaacgtaa